In one window of Nicotiana tabacum cultivar K326 chromosome 12, ASM71507v2, whole genome shotgun sequence DNA:
- the LOC142167329 gene encoding uncharacterized protein LOC142167329 yields MREQLTRKEYNDANIKAIEKNFRAKEILVCGIGPDEYNHISACQSSKEIWEALQTAHEGTTQVKRSKIDMLTTEYELFRMKDYESIKVMHTHFTFIINELHSLGEIIPRNKLVKKILSVLPGSWESKVNAITKTKDLQNLTIDELTALVAWGDSSSESRDDDDQGDNSMMAIESEAAEYDSIFAIMDKIDEDDEDDDEDERDDLVVVAVDLRENIESLKREKDFLTERIANIEHERDDLLVVVVDLKETIEELRRESRPMNTQKGKEVASEAHLRLENELKSAKSSLCAELEKSRQLQEDLGRVKSDLEKSLKWTWSSDAIIVMYKNSGFLSLILDSLVQGAVKGSSQRWCMNSGCSKYMTRITNDFLSLKALQEGSVSFGNGKKGYNLGVGRIGKSLTHSIENVYYVNGLKYSLLSVSLICNKGNKVEFVTKICIVTNLVTGDVILMAKRYKNIYVVDFESLHNGDLTCLSVVDDDAKLWHIRLGHASFTLLNKLVRKDLVRGLPKSSFKDHKVCDACAKGKQIRTSFKPKKEIQVKMNHNIVSIRSDHGTEFDNAMFNEFYVENGISHNFSAPRTPQQNSVVERTNRTLKDMARAMLINSGVAKAQHPLGKAAHDQADQDGKLSNVPGEIIDMANGKADMMSQVKESNDNGTVESPVDIEEPGPSITITEAENKVVDAVHGTPATEVRNRTHGSYAEEYGTSYNEIQKKFSSSNLPGFEYHENPAHVFKLDKTLYGLKQAPREWYERLSKFLLENVFTRGRIDNTLFLKKRGRNLLIVQVYVDDFIFREINDSLCEEFVRLMGSEFEMSMMGELNFFLGLQVKQTPKGIMISQQKYIKELLKRFEMESSKIIDTPIATATRLDMDEPGSLVNETMYRGIIGSLIYLTARYADDDYAGYLVDRKSTSAASCCAQLLWIKQQLEDFCVFSDCVLLLCDNTSALNMEKTLVQHKRKKHIDMRHHFLRDNAEKGLICMKFCSTEGSIADIFTRALSREYFEKNRLALGRTRMTITEQTSSQ; encoded by the exons ATGAGGGAACAACTAACGAGAAAAGAGTACAACGATGCTAACataaaggctattgagaagaatTTCAGGGCAAAAGAGATTCTTGTCTGTGGTATCGGACCAGATGAATACAACCACATCTCAGCTTGTCAGAGTTCTAAGGAGATCTGGGAAGCTCTTCAAACAGCACATGAAGGGACAACTCAAGTCAAGCGGTCGAAGATCGACATGTTGACAACTGAGTATGAGCTCTTCAGAATGAAGGACTACGAGTCCATTAAGGTCATGCACACGCACTTCACCTTtatcatcaatgagcttcactcacTAGGAGAAATTATTCCCAGGAACAAACTTGTCAAGAAAATACTTAGTGTATTACCTGGTTCCTGGGAAAGCAAGGTAAACGCCATCACAAAGACAAAGGATTTGCAGAACctgaccattgatgaactcaCTG CTCTTGTTGCATGGGGAGACTCTTCCAGCGAATCTAGAGATGATGATGATCAAGGTGACAACTCCATGATGGCAATAGAAAGTGAAGCAGCTGAATATGATTCCATATTTGCTATAATGGATAAAATAGATGAGGATGATGAAGATGACGATGAagatgag AGAGATGATCTAGTGGTGGTTGCGGTTGACCTAAGAGAGAACATTGAGagtttaaaaagggaaaaagatttTTTGACTGAGAGAATTGCAAACAtagagcatgagagagatgacctattGGTAGTAGTTGTAGACCTAAAGGAAACAATTGAGGAATTAAGAAGGGAAAGTAGGCCTATGAACactcaaaagggaaaggaagttgcaagtgaggcacaccTTAGGCTTGAAAATGAGCTAAAATCAGCGAAATCTAGTCTGTGTGCTGAGCTTGAGAAAAGCAGACAACTTCAGGAAGATCTAGGCAGAGTGAAGAGTGACCTAGAAAAATCtcttaagtggacctggtcctctgatgcaatcataGTTATGTATAAAAACagtgggttcctaagtctaatcctTGATTCTCTTGTGCAGGGAGCAGTGAAAGGAAGCAGCCAAAGATGGTGCATGAATAGTGGTTGCTCGAAGTATATGACTAGAATCACtaatgatttcctttcactcaaAGCCTTGCAAgaagggagtgtatcctttggaaatggaaaAAAGGGATACAATCTTGGAGTAGGAAGAATTGGGAAGTCTCTCACTCACTCAATCGAAAATGTGTATTACGTGAATGGCCTGAAATATAGCTTGTTGAGTGTCTCTCTTATCTGCAACAAAGGCAACAAAGTGGAATTTGTGACAAAAATCTGCATAGTCACAAATCTTGTGACTGGTGATGTGATCCTGATGGCAAAAAGATACAAGAATATCTATGTCGTTGATTTTGAGTCACTACATAATGGGGATCTCACGTGTCTGAGTGTTGTGGATGATGACGCTAAACTATGGCATATAAGGTTGGGCCATGCAAGTTTTACATTACTGAACAAGTTGGtcaggaaggacctggttcgtggatTGCCTAAGTCAAGCTTCAAAGATCAcaaggtgtgtgatgcatgtgcaAAAGGGAAGCAGATCAGAACCTCTTTCAAACCCAAAAAGGAA ATCCAAGTAAAGATGAACCATAATATTGTGAGTATAAGATCTGATCATGGTACAGAATTCGACAATGCAATGTTCAATGAGTTCTATGTTGAAAATGGTATAAGTCATAATTTTTCagctccaagaacacctcaacaaaacaGTGTCGTGGAGAGGACAAATAGAACTCTTAAAGACATGGCTAGGGCAATGCTGATTAATAGTGGTGTTGCAAAAG CACAACACCCTCTTGGAAAAGCTGCACATGATCAGGCTGATCAAGATGGAAAGTTATCAAATGTCCCTGGTGAAATTATTGACATGGCAAATGGAAAGGCCGATATGATGAGTCAGGTCAAGGAATCAAATGACAATGGCACAGTTGAATCTCCAGTTGATatagaggaacctggtccctcaatcACAATAACTGAAGCAGAAAACAAAGTTGTGGATGCTGTACATGGAACTCCAGCTACTGAGGTGAGGAACAGGACACATGGATCTTATGCAGAAGAATATGGAACCTCTTATAATGAGATTCAG AAGAAGTTTTCGTCAAGCAACCTGCCTGGTTTCGAGTACCATGAGAATCCTGCGCACGTGTTTAAACTTGACAAGACATTATATGGACTGAAGCAGGCTCCTCGTgaatggtatgaaaggttgtccaaGTTTCTTCTAGAAAATGTCTTTACAAGAGGGAGAATTGACAACACTCTATTTCTGAAGAAACGGGGGAGGAACTTGCTCATAGTgcaagtctatgttgatgacTTTATCTTCAGAGAAATAAATGACTCTTTGTGTGAGGAATTTGTAagactcatgggaagtgagtttgaaatgagtatgatgggagaattAAATTTCTTCTTGGGTCTACAAGTCAAGCAAACTCCTAAGGGCATAATGATAAGTCAGCAAAAGTACATCAAAGAGCTTCTGAAGAGATTTGAGATGGAGAGTTCAAAGATCATTGATACACCTATTGCCACCGCCACTCGCCTGgatatggatgaacctggttctctTGTAAATGAGActatgtatagaggcattattgggtcaCTTATATATCTCACAGCAA GGTATGCTGATGATGACTATGCTGGTTAtcttgtggataggaaaagcacttcTG CTGCCTCTTGCTGTGCTCAACTACTGTGGATCAAGCAGCAACTAGAAGATTTCTGTGTATTTTCTGATTGTGTGCTCTTACTATGTGACAACACTAGTGCTCTAAACATGGAAAAAACTCTAGTTCAACACAAGAGAAAAAAGCATATTGATATGCGACATCACTTCCTCAGAGACAATGCTGAGAAAGGGCTAATCTGCATGAAGTTTTGCAGCACAGAAGGTTcaattgcagatatcttcaccagAGCACTGAGCAGGGAGTACTTTGAAAAGAATCGCTTGGCACTAGG GAGGACACGCATGACGATTACAGAGCAAACAAGCAGCCAATGA
- the LOC107789039 gene encoding heavy metal-associated isoprenylated plant protein 20-like, with protein sequence MGIIDHISDMFEVTSTRKSKRKPMQTVEIKVKMDCDGCERKVTNAVSSIKGVKSVDVSRKQSRVTVIGNVEPNKVLKKVQNTGKKAEFWPYVEYNLVSYPYAPGVYDKKAPSGYVRDVPQAFQIVPNTPTHTLTSMFSDENPNACSIM encoded by the exons ATGGGTATTATTGATCATATATCAGATATGTTTGAAGTTACAAGTACAAGAAAAAGCAAACGCAAACCAATGCAG ACAGTTGAAATAAAGGTGAAAATGGATTGTGATGGCTGTGAAAGGAAGGTTACTAACGCAGTTTCTTCTATAAAAG GGGTGAAATCAGTGGATGTAAGCAGAAAGCAAAGCCGAGTAACAGTGATTGGTAATGTTGAACCAAACAAGGTGTTAAAGAAAGTTCAGAACACAGGAAAGAAAGCAGAATTTTGGCCATACGTAGAATACAATTTGGTGTCATATCCGTATGCACCAGGAGTCTATGACAAGAAAGCACCCTCTGGCTATGTGAGGGATGTACCTCAAGCTTTTCAAATAGTACCAAATACACCTACTCACACACTTACCTCCATGTTTAGTGATGAAAATCCTAATGCTTGTTCTATCATGTGA